CCCTCGCCCTTCACGGCAGGGAGGAGGTCAGCGTTCGTTGGACTTTCATTTATCGCATCCTGCTCCCTGAACCGCTCGTACATCAGCACATCAACAAAGCCCTCCCCCGGGACGTACTGGTGCTTCCTCCAGCGGCCGGCAAGTTTGAAGCCGTTCTTCTCAAGAACCCTTATCGATGCGATGTTTGTCTCGAAGACGTGGGCATAGACCTTCCGCAGGTTGAGCCATTCGAAGGCGTATTCGAGGGCGAGCTTTACAGCCTCGCTGGCGTAGCCGTGGCCCCAGTGCCTTTTGGCCAGGAAGTATCCCAGCTCGGCGCGCCCGTTGTGGTGGTCTATCCTGTGCAGCCCCACAAGTCCAACGAGGGAGCGCGAGGAGTTCTCCATGATCGCAAATACCTTTTCGTGCTTCTTTTCCCGCCTCAGAGCCTCGTACCACTCCAGCTCGTCCTCGTAGAAGAATATCTCCTCCGGGAAAGAGAGGTACTTCCTGACATCGCGGTCGTTGTACCAGAGCCAGACCTGCCGCAGGTCGTCCTTCAGAAGCATGCCTATCGACACGAGACTTCCCCTTAGTATGATCGGCCTCATAGCAACACCTTAACTTTATATAAGCCGTTTGCGTATTTAAGAGTGATGGACAGGGGAAGGCTCATACGGACGGTTGAGGCGATACTCAGGGGCACGGGATATAAAACGGCGCGTATGGAGTTTAAGGGCTCGTGCTTTGACATAGTGGCGAGCAGGTTATTCCTCTTGCTCTTTATAAAGGTGGCCACCAACATAGACGCCGTCACCGGGGAGCAGGCGGAGGATTTAAAGAGACTGGCCCGCTTCTTCAAGCTTCGCCCCTGATCGTCGGCCTAAAGACGAAAAACGCCGAGCTTGAGGAGGGTGTCGTTTACGAGAGGTTTGGAATCTATGCCCTCAGACCCGAGACCCTCTACGACGTTCTTGTCGAGAACGAGATGCCGGCAATATTCGCCGAGCGCGGCGGCTTTTACGTGAGGATAAACGGCGGCCTATTGAGGAAACTGAGGGAGAAGTACGGATACTCAATAAACGAGCTGGCGCAGCTCCTCGGCGTCTCCAGAAAGAGCCTCAACAACTACGAACGCGGTGAGCAGGCTGTCTCGCTAGAGGTTGCCATCCGCCTTGAGGAGCTCTTCGACGAGCCCCTGGCGGAGCCCATCGACGTTCTCCACTCAACAGTTGAGGCCAACCTCGACGTTACCCCGGAGACACCGCTTGAGAGGGAGATATTCGACCGCCTCAAGGAGCTGGGCCTCGGCGTTGTCAAGGTCAAGAAG
Above is a window of Thermococcus celericrescens DNA encoding:
- a CDS encoding GNAT family N-acetyltransferase, which encodes MRPIILRGSLVSIGMLLKDDLRQVWLWYNDRDVRKYLSFPEEIFFYEDELEWYEALRREKKHEKVFAIMENSSRSLVGLVGLHRIDHHNGRAELGYFLAKRHWGHGYASEAVKLALEYAFEWLNLRKVYAHVFETNIASIRVLEKNGFKLAGRWRKHQYVPGEGFVDVLMYERFREQDAINESPTNADLLPAVKGEGSA